From one Aspergillus fumigatus Af293 chromosome 8, whole genome shotgun sequence genomic stretch:
- the GbpA gene encoding protein GbpA produces MDLTVLRSMSSRFPWPLSLSSFLSPRKPRPSALVSVSTQTVPNSRPPSVKVHTPSPEEELHARREIARSDAEDWLQSLVGQDNIKRRLNEIQTWITICQRQGKDPRQEWYNIVLEGNEGTGKSTVARVYANVLFSTGITDVLTFREISGAALAAQGCEGLKHLISDMVDTASPSAQIVGVLLVEDAHLLATSSSTRTQEIFNALFEAMERTTGRVIVVLSGHPPHMEGLVRSHPRLERTICCTLHFADFTSNDYLTMLAQSLRERYNGKLEVAGGLDGPFMQMAARRLARAAAGNGPRNVHAVQRLLDTITLRQLQSHMTQEEDNLEEVDTFFFSPEDIVGLRPADVLAKSRAWADLQKLVGQEAVKASVSELLDTIEENFWREARNQRPFSVRVNRIFVGPPGTGKSTVARLYGQVLADVGLLSSGKVVEMRVSQRPDVKDLLDSSIGKVLLVDVSDLDESSQIWLKTLISQLSLIPRHDRCVILVGTNSSIEPLVQEKDLLKLFRQHHIVQFHSFTKAQLRQILEMKLHDDEVHVTSEALDNAVKLLEVARMRKDFNNGRAIAHLLGSAHSAYERSRSQGEGTQSQLARILVPENFEDDLSSCRSKLDFREELKYTLVSDDLITLLERYRHDLKAAWLLNTDPTRRVPLAMVFKGAIGIGRRIFARLIGRLYYDMGVLDSGKFMECSATDLALNACNPSTPTRSLLERARGGVLFIEDAHRLSEIESAARTINDLVYLMPKYSRDTVVILAGSGPEMDLLLCNQPRLSSLFQEEVVFKSPTPRECLRLLDQRLQQEKIPGSRPFLTDTRTETYREFTRAMQTLSLFPCWSNARDIDVLAMWMVSSVLRAVPLDGDSLCAPQLTEEQAMACVIKMYNLKRDRLRFNQDPKVKSLPRNLSQPRSSPSIRSAVRFPV; encoded by the exons ATGGACCTAACCGTCCTTCGCTCCATGTCGTCGCGGTTTCCGTGgcctctttccctttcctccttcctaTCCCCCCGCAAACCTCGGCCATCGGCGTTGGTGTCGGTCTCGACGCAGACTGTACCCAATAGCCGACCGCCATCTGTCAAGGTTCACACACCGTCTCCCGAGGAAGAATTACATGCTCGTCGGGAGATCGCGCGGAGTGATGCGGAGGACTGGCTACAGAGCCTGGTTGGCCAGGACAATATCAAACGTCGCTTAAATGAGATTCAAACATGGATCACCATTTGTCAGAGACAAGGGAAAGATCCAAGGCAGGAATGGTACAACATTGTCCTCGAGGGCAATGAAGGGACGGGCAAAAGTACTGTCGCCCGCGTATACGCCAACGTCCTCTTTTCGACCGGCATCACCGACGTGCTGACCTTTCGAGAAATCTCTGGAGCCGCGCTGGCCGCGCAGGGATGCGAAGGGCTGAAGCATCTGATCAGTGACATGGTTGATACAGCATCCCCCTCGGCACAGATTGTTGGAGTGTTGCTCGTCGAGGATGCTCACCTGCTGGCAACGTCCTCCTCCACTCGCACTCAGGAGATCTTTAATGCTCTCTTCGAGGCGATGGAGCGTACGACCGGACGTGTCATCGTTGTCCTCAGCGGCCATCCTCCGCATATGGAGGGTCTTGTTCGGTCTCACCCCCGACTTGAAAGAACAATCTGTTGTACTCTGCACTTCGCCGACTTTACTTCTAATGACTATCTCACGATGTTGGCTCAGTCGCTACGGGAGCGTTACAACGGCAAGCTCGAGGTGGCCGGTGGCCTTGACGGTCCCTTCATGCAGATGGCCGCTCGGCGACTTGCCCGTGCGGCTGCCGGAAACGGCCCGAGAAATGTGCACGCAGTGCAACGTCTTCTGGACACCATCACTCTTCGCCAACTCCAATCGCATATGACCCAAGAGGAGGACAACCTGGAAGAGGTCGATACATTTTTCTTCTCGCCGGAAGATATAGTCGGCCTCCGGCCGGCCGATGTTCTGGCCAAAAGTCGCGCTTGGGCAGACTTGCAGAAGCTTGTTGGACAGGAAGCGGTCAAGGCATCAGTCAGTGAACTGCTGGACACGATTGAGGAGAACTTTTGGAGGGAAGCCCGAAATCAGAGACCGTTCTCCGTTCGAGTCAACCGGATTTTCGTTGGACCACCAGGGACTGGCAAGTCCACGGTGGCGAGGCTGTATGGGCAGGTGTTGGCAGATGTGGGTCTGCTGAGCAGCGGCAAAG TGGTTGAGATGCGTGTCTCGCAGAGACCTGACGTCAAAGACCTCCTGGATTCCTCCATCGGCAAGGTGCTTTTGGTCGACGTGTCAGACCTTGATGAGTCGTCTCAGATTTGGCTGAAAACTCTCATCTCTCAACTGTCGCTCATTCCTCGCCATGATCGCTGTGTAATCCTGGTTGGAACCAACAGCAGCATTGAGCCGTTGGTTCAGGAAAAGGACCTGTTGAAGCTTTTCAGACAGCATCACATCGTTCAGTTCCATTCTTTCACCAAAGCACAGCTGCGTCAAATCCTTGAAATGAAGCTGCACGACGACGAAGTTCATGTTACTTCTGAGGCGCTGGATAATGCTGTTAAACTTCTCGAAGTCGCTCGCATGCGCAAGGACTTCAACAATGGCAGAGCAATTGCTCACCTGCTCGGGTCAGCTCACTCTGCGTACGAACGCAGTCGGTCACAGGGTGAAGGTACCCAGTCACAACTCGCCCGGATTCTCGTGCCTGAAAATTTCGAAGATGATCTTTCGAGTTGCCGATCAAAGTTGGATTTCCGCGAGGAGTTGAAATACACCCTCGTCTCGGACGACCTCATTACTTTGCTGGAACGCTACCGGCACGACCTCAAAGCGGCGTGGTTGCTGAATACTGACCCCACTCGGCGGGTTCCCCTTGCGATGGTCTTCAAAGGCGCCATCGGAATTGGCAGGAGAATCTTCGCACGGCTGATCGGCCGCCTATACTATGACATGGGTGTGCTGGACTCTGGCAAATTTATGGAATGCTCTGCCACCGATCTAGCTCTGAATGCTTGCAACCCATCGACTCCAACACGCTCGCTGCTGGAACGGGCACGCGGGGGTGTTTTGTTCATCGAAGATGCTCATCGGCTCAGTGAGATCGAATCCGCTGCTCGGACTATCAACGATTTGGTCTACCTCATGCCCAAGTACTCTCGCGACACTGTGGTGATTCTCGCAGGCTCTGGCCCTGAAATGGACCTGTTGTTGTGCAACCAGCCCCGCCTTTCCAGCCTGTTCCAGGAAGAGGTCGTCTTCAAGAGTCCTACACCTCGAGAGTGCCTCCGTCTGCTTGACCAGCGCCTCCAACAGGAAAAGATCCCTGGCTCGAGGCCTTTCCTCACTGACACTCGGACCGAAACATACCGCGAGTTCACACGCGCCATGCAAACGCTCTCGTTGTTCCCTTGCTGGAGCAATGCCCGTGATATTGACGTCCTGGCCATGTGGATGGTGTCGTCTGTTTTGCGCGCAGTCCCGCTGGACGGCGACTCGCTATGTGCTCCTCAGTTGACAGAGGAGCAAGCCATGGCATGCGTGATCAAGATGTATAATCTGAAGCGCGATCGCCTTCGTTTCAACCAGGACCCTAAGGTGAAATCGCTGCCACGCAACCTTTCGCAGCCGAGGTCCTCCCCTTCCATTCGGAGCGCCGTCAGGTTTCCCGTCTAG
- a CDS encoding putative amino acid transporter, protein MESPTYEAPSNSNGPPDKKGDIHSTIDVDHDYGADTDLHRSLSTRHLTMIALGSSIGMGLWLGSGTSLVNGGPAAIFIGYLLSGTMIWAVSHSIGEMAVVYPLPSAFVQWSSIFISEPAGFTLGWSYWFQFFITLANELQGVVTVLNFWTDKVPTAAWISIFWVVIILINVWAVKFFGEVEVAASSIKFSWIIIVIISLIVVSAGGAPGEGPIGFRYWNAEPFTHGFKGFLSVMPTCIFAMSGSENTALVAAETNNPRKSVPRAVGSIWLRLSLFYILGSLMVTITVDPKDPDLFGASGTNASPFVIAYRNAGLAPLAHIMNAVVFISVVSTGSIQVYAGSRTLMGLAHLKMAPKFFGKADKVGRPVAGLVLTLVIGGGLAYLNVSNSGAEVFTWFSNLTSLLTLFGWGMICLSHLRMRYAWKVQGRSPSELPWKSWTYPVGAIWGLFWCVLLIVVEFYLSVWPLDGKPTAKGFFANYVSVVAIIVIYIGSMIYYKGPLLNDARSIDLDQFRRFYVDPRDEEAKAEKAGVKKYLAKGIGFVFN, encoded by the exons ATGGAGTCCCCCACGTACGAGGCTCCGAGTAATTCGAATGGCCCCCCGGATAAGAAAGGAGACATCCATTCGACTATCGATGTCGACCACGATTATGGAGCCGACACCGACCTCCACCGCTCCTTGAGCACGCGCCACCTCACCATGATTGCGCTGGGCTCGTCGATTGGGATGGGATTATGGCTGGGAAGCGGTACCTCGCTGGTCAACGGTGGGCCtgccgccatcttcatcggaTACCTCCTCAGTGGGACGATGATCTGGGCCGTCTCGCACTCCATCGGGGAGATGGCTGTTGTCTATCCGCTTCCTTCGGCCTTTGTGCAGTGGTCGTCCATCTTTATCAGCGAGCCGGCTGGGTTCACACTGGGGTGGAGCTACTGGTTtcagttcttcatcaccttGGCCAATGAACTGCAG GGTGTGGTCACCGTGCTCAATTTTTGGACCGACAAAGTGCCGACGGCGGCGTGGATCAGTATCTTCTGggtcgtcatcatcttgatcaaCGTCTGGGCTGTCAAGTTCTTCGGCGAAGTCGAGGTCGCTGCCTCGTCGATCAAGTTCTCCTGGATCATAATCGTCATTATCTCTTTGATCG TTGTCTCTGCTGGAGGCGCCCCTGGTGAAGGCCCTATCGGCTTCCGCTACTGGAACGCCGAACCGTTCACCCATGGCTTCAAGGGCTTTCTCTCCGTCATGCCGACCTGCATTTTCGCCATGTCGGGATCCGAAAACACGGCCCTGGTGGCAGCCGAGACTAACAACCCTCGCAAGTCGGTGCCTCGCGCCGTCGGCTCGATCTGGCTGCGTCTCTCGCTCTTCTACATCTTGGGTTCGTTAATGgtcaccatcaccgtcgaCCCCAAGGACCCAGACCTGTTCGGTGCATCCGGTACCAATGCCTCTCCCTTCGTCATTGCCTACCGGAACGCGGGACTCGCCCCACTGGCGCACATCATGAACGCGGTCGTTTTCATTTCCGTGGTCTCGACCGGAAGTATCCAGGTGTATGCCGGCTCTCGCACACTAATGGGTCTCGCGCATCTGAAAATGGCACCAAAG TTCTTCGGCAAAGCAGACAAAGTCGGCCGTCCCGTCGCCGGTCTGGTCCTCACCCTGGTCATCGGCGGTGGACTGGCCTATCTAAACGTGAGCAACAGCGGCGCCGAGGTCTTCACCTGGTTCTCCAATCTCACTTCCCTCCTTACCCTCTTCGGCTGGGGCATGATCTGCCTGTCGCATCTCCGCATGCGGTACGCCTGGAAGGTCCAGGGCCGGTCGCCGTCGGAGCTGCCGTGGAAATCCTGGACGTACCCCGTCGGCGCCATCTGGGGTCTCTTCTGGTGTGTGCTGCTCATTGTCGTCGAGTTCTATCTCAGTGTGTGGCCTCTTGATGGGAAGCCGACGGCGAAGGGCTTCTTCGCGAACTATGTCAGTGTGGTGGCGATTATTGTCATCTACATTGGATCTATGATTTATTACAAGGGGCCGCTCCTGAATGACGCGAGAAGCATTGATCTGGATCAGTTCCGTCGGTTCTATGTCGATCCCCGGGATGAGGAAGCCAAGGCTGAGAAGGCAGGGGTGAAGAAGTATTTGGCTAAGGGGATTGGTTTTGTCTTCAACTAG
- a CDS encoding putative rhamnogalacturonase, protein MRLSSLVSLALAAGVHAKGPFLQKVDDTTYIIGNDLWNVTIGRQYGVKLYYKGKDLVGDAVGHYVSYNGAQSDLNWTSAEIYRRGKTNGQDFLDIQFTAKEGDFHWVIFEDLVGAYQYFVNHALPTLGEFRTLWRLDNTSFPNGRTNIKDGALPTLAEIASGTKVQDETWQLADGSYITKYDWTAWIRDQDYYGVYGEEFGSWYINPGKDYYNGNHLKQELMVHRESSTGDAVQLNMIHGTHFMVSSNDVFPDGKVWGPWLWYLNDGSKTDAAARAAAEFKAWPYKWFEDEAYQSRGSVSGRLVLSDGRPAAGASVFLGDNHPDKTALDMGTTYYYTGQTDDKGWFKFEDVRTGAYGLQAWSNGGQLADVATSFLQNDVTVRKSHTAKLGTLRWEVPSRTRIFQVGDFDRKSLGFRYGGAPYEHALVAQCPANLTYTVGQSTTADWCFGQAALGTWSIRFQAAKSSAALLTVSLAGYSSGTTSTILLNGDAASPIGNLTTLPNDPCLYRSATTAGEWRLFQFEIPQGKLQPGWNSIDFAVGKASRWHGFMWDSIILEYL, encoded by the exons ATGCGACTCTCGTCCCTTGTGAGTCTGGCATTGGCGGCTGGCGTGCACGCCAAAGGGCCCTTTCTGCAAAAGGTCGACGATACCACGTACATCATTGGAAACGATCTGTGGAATGTCACCATTGGGCGGCAGTACGGTGTGAAGCTCTATTACAAAGGCAAGGATTTGGTAGGGGATGCCGTGGGCCACTATGTCAGCTACA ATGGCGCGCAATCCGACCTGAACTGGACCTCGGCGGAAATCTATCGCAGAGGAAAAACAAACGGACAAGACTTCCTCGATATCCAATTCACCGCCAAAGAGGGCGACTTCCACTGGGTCATCTTCGAGGACCTCGTCGGCGCGTACCAGTACTTTGTGAATCATGCCCTCCCCACGCTGGGCGAGTTCCGGACACTGTGGCGCTTGGACAATACGAGCTTTCCCAACGGACGGACCAACATCAAGGACGGCGCGCTTCCCACACTGGCGGAGATTGCCAGCGGCACCAAGGTGCAGGACGAGACGTGGCAGCTGGCGGACGGATCCTACATTACCAAGTACGACTGGACCGCGTGGATCCGCGACCAGGATTACTACGGCGTGTATGGCGAGGAGTTCGGCTCGTGGTACATCAATCCGGGCAAGGACTACTACAACGGGAACCATCTGAAGCAGGAACTGATGGTGCACCGCGAGAGCTCGACCGGGGATGCAGTGCAGCTGAACATGATCCATGGCACCCACTTTATGGTCTCGTCCAACGATGTCTTTCCCGACGGGAAGGTCTGGGGCCCATGGCTGTGGTACTTG AACGACGGATCCAAAACCGACGCAGCCGCCCGTGCGGCCGCCGAGTTCAAAGCATGGCCCTACAAATGGTTCGAGGATGAAGCGTACCAGTCTCGCGGCTCCGTTTCCGGACGGCTCGTCCTCTCCGACGGCCGACCAGCCGCCGGCGCATCGGTCTTCCTGGGCGACAACCACCCGGACAAGACGGCGCTGGACATGGGCACCACCTACTACTACACGGGCCAGACCGACGACAAGGGCTGGTTCAAATTTGAGGACGTGCGCACCGGCGCCTACGGGCTGCAGGCATGGTCGAACGGCGGGCAGCTCGCCGACGTGGCCACCTCCTTCCTGCAGAACGACGTGACGGTGCGCAAGTCGCACACAGCCAAGCTGGGCACGCTGCGATGGGAGGTCCCTTCGCGCACGCGAATCTTCCAGGTCGGCGACTTTGACCGCAAGTCGCTGGGCTTCCGGTACGGCGGCGCTCCGTACGAGCACGCGCTGGTCGCCCAATGCCCGGCGAATCTGACCTACACCGTTGGCCAGAGCACGACTGCGGACTGGTGCTTCGGACAGGCGGCGTTGGGAACATGGTCGATCCGATTCCAGGCGGCCAAGAGCTCGGCTGCGCTCCTCACGGTCTCGCTGGCCGGCTACTCGTCGGGAACCACCTCGACGATTCTCCTGAATGGCGATGCAGCCAGTCCGATCGGAAATCTGACCACTCTCCCGAACGACCCCTGTCTGTACCGGTCGGCGACGACCGCTGGCGAGTGGCGGTTGTTCCAGTTTGAAATTCCCCAGGGGAAGCTGCAGCCTGGATGGAACTCGATTGACTTTGCCGTGGGCAAGGCCAGCAGGTGGCATGGCTTCATGTGGGATAGTATCATCCTGGAGTATTTGTAG
- a CDS encoding putative amino acid permease: MRPMHAAIRISPDRTATVDLQASVWWTSSHARSKWPRGNSTSLFHRRHTFRVWPCLLQSSASVLVARCVPVPQPKPCFGRIMPRCILGILLDVNCSLLVRLRLFLTWAESKSFCFGRPQNFSVSHLITVSIALGVRRSSPRYSHSKRPNAANAVQSTQSLPNPARCRGVCFSDASIFCVPRPPFPSADPTYLLLPPRDKAPEPLRPPPVPPLHNPSPAAPAIMETGTDKGSADAILEHLGYTPELSRNRSVLQVAFMCFILSSVPYGLATTFFYPLAAGGPSTIVWGWIIVSLVILCVAISLAEITSVYPTAGGVYYQTFALSPPWCRRAAAWICGWAYVLGNITITLAVNFGTTLFFVACLNVFESEPGVGIVDDMQTYQIYLIFLAITLLTHAISSLGNKWLPSLEISAIFLTLIGLIALIISVLVVAKHGRHSGKWVFADFEPQSGWPAGWSFCIGLLQAAYATSATGMIISMCEEVREPAIQVPKAMVGTIVLNFVAGLGFLLPLTFVLPDITMLVNLASGQPTPVILKDALGSSTGAFLLLLPLLILGVICGVGCVTAASRCTWAFARDGGIPGSKWWKTVNATLDIPLNAMMLGMTVEIALGAIYFGSTAAFNAFSGVGVIFLTLSYACPIAVSFFFRRRSEIANARFNLGIIGSICNVVALAWSLLAIPLFCMPTYKVVTLETMNYACVVFVGFTTIAGLWYLVWGYRNYDGPPKEGIDGVEADFPDLPAKSG; this comes from the exons ATGCGACCCATGCATGCAGCAATTCGGATATCTCCAGACCGGACTGCCACGGTGGATCTCCAAGCCTCCGTCTGGTGGACCTCGAGCCATGCACGCAGCAAATGGCCGCGAGGCAATTCAACAAGTCTGTTCCACCGTCGTCATACGTTCCGTGTGTGGCCATGTCTGCTCCAATCATCCGCGTCGGTCCTCGTGGCTCGCTGCGTCCCAGTCCCTCAGCCAAAACCTTGCTTTGGTCGAATCATGCCCCGCTGTATCCTTGGTATACTCTTAGACGTTAATTGTTCTCTTTTGGTTCGACTGCGCCTGTTTCTCACGTGGGCAGAGTCTAAATCTTTCTGTTTTGGGCGTCCTCAAAATTTTTCAGTCTCTCATTTAATAACCGTCAGCATCGCCCTCGGTGTCCGTCGCAGTTCTCCACGATACTCCCACTCAAAAAGGCCCAACGCAGCCAACGCAGTCCAGTCAACGCAGTCTCTTCCCAACCCGGCCCGTTGTAGAGGAGTATGCTTTTCTGACGCATCCATCTTTTGTGTCCCACGTCCTCCCTTCCCATCGGCCGACCCTACCTatctccttcttcccccACGCGACAAAGCCCCGGAACCCCTCCGTCCGCCACCAGTCCCTCCTCTCCACAACCCATCACCAGCAGCGCCCGCCATCATGGAGACTGGCACCGACAAAGGCTCGGCGGACGCCATCCTCGAGCATCTAGGCTATACTCCCGAACTGTCCCGCAACCGGTCCGTCCTGCAGGTCGCCTTTATGTGCTTTATCCTCTCCTCCGTCCCCTACGGTCTGGCTACCACCTTCTTCTACCCACTCGCCGCCGGAGGCCCGTCCACCATCGTCTGGGGCTGGATTATCGTCTCCCTCGTTATCCTGTGTGTAGCCATCTCGCTGGCCGAGATCACCTCCGTCTATCCCACTGCCGGTGGCGTCTACTACCAGACCTTTGCCCTATCGCCCCCCTGGTGCCGTCGCGCCGCCGCCTGGATCTGTGGATGGGCCTATGTCCTCGGCAATATCACCATTACCCTGGCTGTAAACTTTGGGACCACCCTGTTCTTTGTCGCCTGTCTCAATGTCTTCGAATCCGAGCCCGGTGTCGGGATTGTAGATGACATGCAGACCTACCAGATCtacctcatcttcctcgccaTCACCCTGTTGACCCATGCGATCTCGTCCCTAGGCAACAAATGGCTCCCCAGTCTGGAG AtttcagccatcttcttgacccTCATCGGCCTGATTGCCCTGATCATCTCCGTCCTTGTGGTCGCCAAACATGGTCGACACTCTGGTAAGTGGGTCTTCGCCGACTTTGAGCCCCAGTCGGGCTGGCCGGCCGGCTGGTCTTTCTGTATCGGTCTGTTGCAGGCCGCATACGCCACCTCGGCGACTGGCATGATCATCTC GATGTGCGAGGAAGTCCGGGAGCCTGCCATTCAGGTGCCCAAAGCCATGGTGGGCACCATCGTGCTCAACTTCGTGGCCggcttgggcttcttgctGCCGCTGACCTTTGTCCTGCCCGATATCACGATGCTGGTGAACCTGGCCTCGGGGCAGCCCACCCCCGTGATCCTGAAAGATGCGCTGGGCAGCTCGACCGGAGCcttcctgctgcttctccctctGCTCATTCTCGGCGTCATCTGCGGCGTGGGATGTGTGACGGCCGCCTCCCGCTGCACCTGGGCGTTTGCGCGCGACGGCGGTATCCCCGGCTCCAAGTGGTGGAAGACCGTCAACGCGACGCTGGACATTCCCCTCAACGCCATGATGCTGGGCATGACGGTGGAGATTGCCCTCGGTGCCATCTACTTTGGCTCCACGGCCGCGTTCAACGCCTTCTCCGGTGTCGGTGTGATTTTCCTGACCCTCAGCTACGCGTGCCCCATCGCGgtctcgttcttcttccgtcGTCGCTCGGAGATCGCCAACGCCAGATTCAACCTGGGGATCATCGGCAGTATCTGCAACGTGGTTGCTCTGG CATGGAGTCTTCTGGCCATCCCTCTGTTCTGTATGCCGACGTACAAGGTCGTCACCCTGGAGACCATGAACTACGCCTgtgtcgtcttcgtcggGTTCACGACCATCGCCGGACTCTGGTACTTGGTCTGGGGCTACCGCAACTACGACGGTCCCCCCAAGGAGGGTATCGATGGAGTGGAGGCCGATTTCCCCGATCTGCCCGCCAAGTCTGGGTAA
- a CDS encoding dihydroorotase: protein MILKETTRLELPAAADMHVHLRQGKMMELVVPQIRNGGVDTVFVMPADLVPYQSVTPETIREAAAAGITGVKVYPQGVTTNSAAGVRDYDEFFPVFAEMEKHDMVLNLHGEVPGSPGSGITDMNAEEKFLPTLTMLNEKFPKLRIILEHCSTEAALEAVRSCSSTVAATITAHHLYLTHHSCENPLAFCKPLPKTSKDRDALLRAVCSGDPKFFFGSDSAPHPRLAKQGGAEGTAKPPAGVFTQPCVVQYVLLALEEGVERGVIANEDITPEKLANFLSGYGRRFYKLPEATERIVLERKGEVIPESVKSEDGSVEVALSRGGEKVFSLTWKTS from the exons ATGATCCTGAAAGAGACAACCCGGCTGGAGCTGCCGGCGGCGGCCGACATGCACGTCCACCTTCGTCAAGGCAAGATGATGGAATTGGTTGTGCCGCAGATTCGCAACGGAGGCGTCGATACCGTTTTTGTCATG CCTGCTGACTTGGTCCCTTACCAATCCGTGACCCCCGAGACTATCAGggaagcagctgcagctggtatCACCGGTGTCAAGGTGTATCCCCAGG GCGTGACGACCAACTCCGCGGCCGGCGTCCGCGACTATGACGAATTCTTCCCCGTCTTCGCGGAGATGGAAAAGCACGACATGGTGCTCAACCTCCACGGCGAGGTCCCCGGCTCGCCCGGCTCGGGCATCACCGACATGAACGCCGAGGAAAAGTTCCTTCCCACGCTCACGATGCTCAATGAGAAGTTCCCCAAGCTGCGGATTATCCTCGAGCATTGCAGCACCGAGGCGGCGCTGGAGGCTGtccgctcctgctcctcgaCGGTTGCCG CGACCATCACCGCGCACCACCTCTACCTTACCCACCACAGCTGCGAGAACCCGCTCGCCTTCTGCAAGCCTCTCCCCAAGACATCCAAGGACCGCGATGCGCTTCTCCGCGCGGTCTGCAGCGGCGATCCCAAATTCTTCTT TGGAAGCGACAGCGCCCCCCACCCGCGTCTCGCAAAGCAAGGCGGCGCAGAGGGCACAGCCAAACCGCCGGCGGGTGTGTTTACGCAGCCCTGTGTCGTGCAGTATGTGCTTCTGGCGCTCGAGGAGGGCGTGGAACGCGGCGTCATCGCCAACGAGGATATTACCccggagaagctggcgaaTTTTCTCAGTGGGTATGGACGTCGGTTCTACAAGTTGCCGGAGGCGACGGAGAGGATTGTGCTGGAGCGGAAGGGGGAGGTTATCCCGGAGAGTGTGAAGAGTGAGGATGGGAGTGTGGAGGTGGCCTTGTCTCGGGGCGGAGAGAAGGTGTTTAGCTTGACGTGGAAGACCTCGTAG
- a CDS encoding NAD-dependent epimerase/dehydratase family protein, whose translation MKIAITGARGTVGRTTVKVCADAGHATVQVNRTEQPPGAIPNTEMRTADVAMNYQQTVEAFRGCDAVIHLAAIPNPVGKDEYAVHNNNVDSAFNGFRAAAEVGIKRFCYASSVNAIGLAFSNRPLHFDYFPIDEEAPQHPTDAYALAKREAEIQAQAFAEWFPGMKIACLRIHEVSSLERVQKVHANDWENAGVKQLWGWVNPVATARACLLAVEKCDNWEGCEVFNIVAPTTTQDLPSEKLARKHYPDAEIRADMSGNQGFWTTDKAKQLMGWEHYETE comes from the coding sequence ATGAAGATAGCAATCACAGGAGCCCGCGGAACTGTAGGACGCACCACGGTCAAGGTGTGCGCGGATGCCGGACACGCCACCGTCCAGGTGAACCGAACCGAGCAGCCCCCCGGCGCCATTCCCAATACCGAGATGCGCACAGCCGATGTGGCCATGAACTACCAGCAAACCGTCGAGGCCTTCCGCGGCTGCGACGCAGTCATCCACCTGGCCGCGATCCCCAACCCGGTCGGCAAGGACGAGTACGCCGTGCATAACAACAACGTCGACTCGGCGTTCAACGGCTTCCGAGCCGCCGCGGAGGTCGGGATCAAGCGGTTCTGCTACGCCTCGTCGGTCAATGCGATCGGTCTTGCCTTTTCCAACCGACCGCTCCACTTCGACTACTTCCCTATCGACGAAGAAGCCCCCCAGCATCCGACGGACGCGTACGCCCTGGCGAAACGCGAGGCGGAGATCCAGGCTCAAGCCTTCGCGGAGTGGTTCCCCGGAATGAAGATCGCGTGCCTGCGGATCCACGAGGTGTCCTCGCTGGAACGGGTACAAAAGGTCCACGCGAATGACTGGGAGAATGCCGGGGTGAAGCAGCTCTGGGGGTGGGTGAATCCCGTGGCGACCGCGCGGGCGTGCTTGCTGGCCGTGGAGAAATGTGATAACTGGGAGGGGTGTGAGGTTTTCAATATCGTGGCCCCGACGACTACGCAGGATCTACCGTCCGAAAAGCTGGCGCGAAAGCACTATCCTGACGCGGAGATCCGAGCTGATATGTCGGGTAATCAGGGATTCTGGACCACGGATAAGGCAAAGCAATTGATGGGGTGGGAGCATTATGAGACGGAGTAG